The following proteins are encoded in a genomic region of Neospora caninum Liverpool complete genome, chromosome XI:
- a CDS encoding putative nucleoporin FG repeat-containing protein: protein MAAWPTSFTSSSWGGTGTNGSSSFTSLSAASSFTGGGGTTLGGSTPFSGGQAAFGSASAGQPSLFGTNSTPHNPFSGQSSSVLGSSLLSSSPFGAPSSSLFGSASSFGSSALFGSSSSSPFGSSSSTPFGSSSSSPFGSSSLSPFGSSCSSSSSASSSFGSSTLFGSSASSPFGSSSSPFGSTSSSLFGASGTSSNSLFGGSLLGGGAGGNTAPPSSSSAPTHDAGQSAKSEGEKYIDAWKNLEAAAKGGVWPFSSFGVSEGERLFAGLDISPEEHRFLFYQRNPADWPGLAEQIVTSQLQQLQQFHGLVREKAVAERLAFEAPPPSVDFLRPFLAANSLSLQSAPVVAPQLDAVQALSSLGASNPPEGPGTGTRPSEDAARAAARDAAFSAPQFEPGKIPDVPPPREVC, encoded by the exons ATGGCAGCGTGGCCCACCTCGTTCACTTCCTCTTCGTGGGGAGGAACAGGGACGAATGGATCGTCCTCGTTCACTTCTCTCAGcgcggcgtcttcttttACAGGGGGAGGTGGGACCACTCTAGGCGGCAGCACGCCCTTTTCTGGGGGTCAAGCCGCCTTTGGGTCGGCGTCTGCTGGCCAGCCGAGCCTCTTTGGCACAAACTCCACGCCACACAACCCCTTCTCTGGACAGTCGTCTTCCGTTCttggctcttctctcctcagttcctctccttttggtgctccctcctcttctctttttggatccgcttcttctttcggATCGTCGGCTCTCTTcggttcttcgtcctcttcccctttcggCTCTTCGTCCTCCACCCCTTTcggttcttcgtcctcttcgcctttcggttcttcgtccctttcgcctttcggttcttcgtgctcttcctcctcttccgcttcttcctctttcggtTCTTCTACTCTTTTTGggtcttccgcttcttctccgttcggctcatcttcttccccgttcggttccacttcttcttctctcttcggcgCTTCGGGCACTTCTTCGAATTCCCTCTTTGGCGGgtctctcctcggcggcgGAGCTGGCGGAAACACCGCGCCGCCCTCTTCGAGTTCTGCGCCGACCCATGACGCCGGCCAGAGTGCGAAATCTGAAGGCGAGAAGTACATCGACGCGTGGAAGAATCTCGAGGCGGCAGCCAAGGGAGGCGTCTGGCCTTTCTCCA GCTTCGGCGTATCGGAGGGCGAGCGCTTGTTTGCGGGTTTGGACATCTCACCAGAAGAGcaccgtttcctcttttaTCAGAGAAACCCGGCGGACTGGCCAGGTCTGGCCGAGCAGATTGT GACCAGTCAGCTCCAGCAGCTTCAACAGTTTCACGGCCTCgtgcgagagaaggccgtcgccgagcgtctcgccttcgaggCCCCGCCGCCCTCGGTCGACTTTCTCcggccttttctcgcggcgaattcgctgtctcttcaaAGTGCCCCGGTCGTCGCTCCGCAGCTCGACGCGGTTCAGGCGCTCTCCTCGCTAGGCGCCTCCAATCCGCCAGAAGGGCCAGGGACTGGAACACGACCCTCCGAGGACGCCGCACGCGCAGCAGCCAGAgacgccgccttctctgcgccgcaGTTCGAG CCTGGCAAAATCCCCGACgttcctcctcctcgagAAGTATGCTGA